One window of Alkaliphilus metalliredigens QYMF genomic DNA carries:
- a CDS encoding SHOCT-like domain-containing protein, with the protein MQNEKLKILEMIQEGKVSSAEGLELLNALQEVDKKEKNWTLDRLPNANKQRFLRVRVSGEESGVPKVEANIPLSLLKVVSKFVNMGMGMIPKEARIEMEKEGIDISKIDFDELVELIDQGLSDGKLLDVDVNDNEQGRILVSVYVD; encoded by the coding sequence ATGCAAAATGAAAAGTTAAAAATTCTTGAAATGATTCAAGAAGGGAAGGTATCTTCAGCAGAAGGGTTAGAACTACTTAATGCGCTACAAGAAGTAGACAAAAAAGAAAAGAACTGGACATTGGATCGGCTACCTAATGCCAATAAACAACGATTTTTAAGAGTAAGGGTATCCGGTGAAGAATCAGGGGTTCCAAAGGTAGAAGCAAATATTCCATTAAGCCTTCTTAAGGTAGTATCTAAATTTGTTAACATGGGTATGGGTATGATTCCCAAGGAAGCAAGAATTGAAATGGAAAAAGAAGGAATTGATATTTCTAAAATTGACTTTGATGAATTGGTTGAATTAATTGATCAAGGGCTTTCCGATGGAAAGTTGCTAGATGTGGATGTCAATGATAATGAACAAGGGAGAATTTTGGTGTCAGTTTATGTTGACTAG
- a CDS encoding DUF2089 domain-containing protein — MKYKALSQCPICHDELNITKMTCSRCKTNIEGEFTGCKFCKIPQEQLEFIEIFIKCRGSIKDVEKELGISYPTVRNRLEGVIQALGYSTDKIQSQVDEGTSAAEMAHKKQSILNALEKGEITSQEATQQLRNLSK, encoded by the coding sequence GTGAAATACAAGGCACTAAGCCAATGTCCGATTTGTCATGATGAATTGAATATAACCAAAATGACCTGCTCTAGGTGTAAGACAAACATTGAAGGAGAATTTACCGGATGCAAGTTTTGTAAGATTCCTCAGGAGCAGCTTGAATTTATCGAAATTTTTATTAAATGCAGAGGTAGTATTAAAGATGTAGAAAAGGAGTTGGGAATCTCTTATCCGACAGTTAGAAATAGACTTGAAGGCGTCATACAAGCATTAGGATACAGTACAGATAAAATACAAAGTCAGGTTGATGAAGGAACAAGTGCAGCGGAGATGGCTCACAAAAAACAGTCGATATTAAATGCATTGGAAAAGGGAGAAATAACTTCACAAGAAGCGACACAGCAGCTGAGAAATCTAAGTAAATAG